In Miscanthus floridulus cultivar M001 chromosome 8, ASM1932011v1, whole genome shotgun sequence, the sequence ATGAAGCCGAATGAGGCCCAGTGAAGCCCAAGAAAGAGGAAAGCCCGGTGATATTTGGACAGCCGGCGATGCTTAATTAGTGGCACGTTTTTGTgtgagtttgcatagatttctaTAGAAGCAGAAAATGCTCCCTCCGTCCTCCAAAAGAATGAAATTTTAGTTTAAGAGTAGTAGTCAAACTTTCTCAGATTTAATCTattttatatatagaaaaaagtatcaatatttatatctccaaatagatttactataaaaatatatttcataaacaATCCAATGATACTTGTTTGATATAAAAAATGTTAATACTTTTTCATATAGAAGTGGTCAGAATTAAAATTGTATGACTTCTCGGGAGTTGTGAATTGCATTTTTTTAGGGGAGGGACGGAGGATCAAATCACGAACAAGTGATCTTTTGAGACTATTctaagtcatttgttcaaacttaTATTATAACTTTTTTCTATGTTCATTTTGGGTATTTGAAAATAATACAAGTACATCTTGCTACAAAATTCAGTCAATATTTGAGAAAGATTGAATtactaaaaaaaatcaaactgaaatataatttggaacagaggggaaTAAAGAAAATTATTATCTTTTTTCATTGATGGACAAAGAAAGACTACCAGTATCTTTTTTCCATTACCCATTACTAATAGCCTGTTTGGTTCCACACCCTAAAGTTTAGTGACCCCTCTAAAATTTACTGACCTCCTGTTTGATTATAGTAACTAAAGACCAGTCACTTTTAGCTACCCCTTGTGACTAAAAGCCACTAAACTTTAGTGGCCCCTAAACTTTAGTAGGGTGTTTGGTATTTTAatgactaaaagtgactaaagtttagtcaaacTTTAGGAGGggtgaaccaaacaggccctaagtgaaGTAGTGAACAAAGAAAATAAATGATTCTAGGGGCCGGAGATAATTGATGTTATCGTGGAGATTGAACAAACAAAACAAATGATTCTAAGGAAATAACAAAGATACTCTAATTGATTTTATCGTGGAGATCGAATCCCTAAATAGGCTGAATCTGTCATGCTAACATACGCATTAGTACCAATGCTAAGTTCTATTTCAGAGGACGTCCCTGTCCCTGGTGATCCGACAAGCAAGGCCTTGAGCTCCTCATCACAAGTCTCTTCTTGGCTCCCCCAAGGATGCTGCGACAGCTTCCTAACCCTGTCGAGCTCTTCTGCAACCTCTCGCATGGAGGGCCTCTTCTCGCTTGCCATCTCCAGGCACTGCTTCGCCAGCTCGGCCACCTGCTCGATCAGCTCCATGCTCTGCTCGCCTTTTATCTGTTCGTCCAGTATCTCATCGAGCCTATTCTCACCCATGGCACGGAGGAATTGCGCCGAGAGGTTGATCTCTTCGTCGTCCAGCGCCTGGAGGTTCATGGCCTTCCTGCACGTGAGCAGCTCCAGGAGCACgacgccgaagctgtacacgtcgctcTTGCTCGTCAGCTTGGAGGTCTGCATGTACTCCGGGTCCAGGTAGCCGTAGGTCCCCTGCACGAACGTGACGAACTGCGCCTCATCCGTGGGCGCCAACGTCGAGGCCCCGAAGTCGGACACCTTAGCGGCGTAGCTCTCGTCGATCAGAATGTTGGGCGACTTGACGTCGCCGTGGATGATCGGCGGCGAGGCCCAGGAGTGGAGGTAGGCGAGCGCCTCGGCAGCCTCGTGCGCGATCTTGAGGCGCGTGGCGAAGGAGACGCGCGAGCCGCCGTGGCTGCGGTGGCCATGGATGAGGTGGTACAGCGTGCCGTTGGGGACGAACTCGTAGACGAGGATGGGGACCTCCACCTCGAGGCAGCAGCCGTGGAGCCTGACGACGTTCCGGTGGTTGACCTGCGACAGGATGAGCATCTCCTTCCCGAACTCCTTCTCTTGCCTCTCGCTCACCAGCTTGCACTTCTTGATCGCCACGGCCCTGCCGTCCCTGAGAGACCCCTTATATACGGTGCCGCTGCCTCCCTTGCCCAGCACGTTCCGCTCGTCGAACCCGCCGGTCGCCTCCTCCAGCTCCTCTTCAGTGAACAGCGTGAAGGACAGGCCCTGCTTCGACTTCATCTCCTCGAACAGCAGGAGGCCGCCGTGCTGCTTGAAGTACCTCTGCTTCACGGCGGCGAGGCTCCGCTTCTGGCGGATCATGTAGGCGCAGGACATGGTGACCACTAGCACGGCCAAGCCAGCGCTAACGCCAACTGCGATGCGAACTCCGAGCTGAGATTTGTTCGCCTCGCATGTGCCATTGTAAGCGTTGCCTGTCGTCTTGTCGGGGCAAGAACAGATGAAGCTTCCGGGAGTGTTGGTGCAGGTTCCAGGAACAGAGCAAGGGTACTTGTTAGGATCCTCCTCGCACTCGTTAATGTCTGCAGCAGCAGATCAGATCAATGGTTGTATTTTTTTTAGGTGTGTCTGTGTGTCAAAACTAGCAAAAGTTTATCTTTTTGATGAGCATGCCGAACAGGACAGAGTACAGACCTTGGCAGCCGGCAGAGATGTAGGGGTTTCCTTGGTAACCTGCGGAGCAGTTGCAGAGGTAGCCGCCTCCGTTCCTGGAGTCGACGCACTTGCTGTCGTCGCTGACGCACATGTACGCCGTGGCGTTCCGCGTCGCCTCCCGGCACGTCTCCCTACCGACCACCCAGTCCAGAAGCACCGGCACCTTGCCGCCGGTGGACGCCATGAAGTCCCCGGTGGTGACGTAGGTGATCCGGAAGTCGAACGCGGCGGCCTCCATGAGCACGGCGTAGGTGCAGGGGCTGAAGCCCATGACGGCGGAGGTGTTGAAGCGGTCGTCGAACTCCACCGCGTACGTGTTGATGCCCCGGGGGATGGCCGCCTGGCAGCAGCCCATGCCGGCGCAGGAGCCGTCCACCAGCGTCCCGGCGTCCGGGCACGTGGCCATGCATCCCGTCATGTAGACGGTGCCGGTGTCGACGGACTGCACGTACGCCAGCGAGTTGCAGCCCACGACGACGAAGCGGCTGCCCTCGTCGGAGACCCGGAACTGAGAGTCGGAGAGGTCCGGGCCCGAGCGGCTCGTGTCGCCCACCATGGACCGCGAGGTGCGGTTGTAGCACCAGGCCTGGATGTCGTTGCGGACGCGCGCCTGGCCGAGGCGCACGTTGATGTCGATGACCTCGATGGACTCGCCGCTGAAGGCCTGGTAGCCGCCGCCCGCGGTGCGCCTGCAGGTGAGTTCGAAGGTGATGTCGCCCTCGCCCGTGTAGTGGTAGCAGCCGCGCCCGATGCCGAACGGGTACGGGACCTCCAGGTCGCCGCACCGCCGCTGGCAGGAGGCGTTCCCGCCgtatggtgttggtggtggcgCGGTCGCCGCTGCTGGCCATGCCGAGACCACCAGCACGCCGGCGATTATCAGTGTGGCGACAAGCATCTGCTGCTGCCTCCGATCCTGCAGGTGACCTGCTGTGCTTTGAGAAAGTGTTGTTCAGATCAAACACTGATGATATAATTTCGGAGATGCTAACCATCAACTGGTTGTTTTAGACCTCCAAAACCACCGGATTCTGGGCCCTTGGATGCAGACTCGACGGGCGCAATCGCCGGAACGACGTACGTACGTGCCTGGTGTCAGCACAAGTCCGATTTCTCTTTTACTTTCCTGCGTGTTTACAGTAGTCTGCGCGTACTATTCATGCTCTGATGGACGATGATGACGCTGGACCTGGACGAACGAAGAAGCTTCCGGGCGGCTGCAACGCGGACTCGCAGAGTGCCGTTACGATCGAGCACCGCATCGGCTTTATCCTGCAGCGGCACTACATGCACCGAGCAAGCACGTTTTTTTATTTTGAAATTTGTGAAGAATTTGACATATTTGACATGTATTTATTTGATATCTGTAATTCATAAAAATAATTTGTAATTTTGGCTTATATTTATCTGAGATTGCAATTATTCTTAAATTACATCACTCTAtccaataaattacactgaagaaatcagtgtaaatataataataagacGATGTAAATATAGCTATAAGACAGTGTAAGTGCATGTACAAAAATCTAGTTATTGAGAGGG encodes:
- the LOC136472630 gene encoding wall-associated receptor kinase 2-like, producing MLVATLIIAGVLVVSAWPAAATAPPPTPYGGNASCQRRCGDLEVPYPFGIGRGCYHYTGEGDITFELTCRRTAGGGYQAFSGESIEVIDINVRLGQARVRNDIQAWCYNRTSRSMVGDTSRSGPDLSDSQFRVSDEGSRFVVVGCNSLAYVQSVDTGTVYMTGCMATCPDAGTLVDGSCAGMGCCQAAIPRGINTYAVEFDDRFNTSAVMGFSPCTYAVLMEAAAFDFRITYVTTGDFMASTGGKVPVLLDWVVGRETCREATRNATAYMCVSDDSKCVDSRNGGGYLCNCSAGYQGNPYISAGCQDINECEEDPNKYPCSVPGTCTNTPGSFICSCPDKTTGNAYNGTCEANKSQLGVRIAVGVSAGLAVLVVTMSCAYMIRQKRSLAAVKQRYFKQHGGLLLFEEMKSKQGLSFTLFTEEELEEATGGFDERNVLGKGGSGTVYKGSLRDGRAVAIKKCKLVSERQEKEFGKEMLILSQVNHRNVVRLHGCCLEVEVPILVYEFVPNGTLYHLIHGHRSHGGSRVSFATRLKIAHEAAEALAYLHSWASPPIIHGDVKSPNILIDESYAAKVSDFGASTLAPTDEAQFVTFVQGTYGYLDPEYMQTSKLTSKSDVYSFGVVLLELLTCRKAMNLQALDDEEINLSAQFLRAMGENRLDEILDEQIKGEQSMELIEQVAELAKQCLEMASEKRPSMREVAEELDRVRKLSQHPWGSQEETCDEELKALLVGSPGTGTSSEIELSIGTNAYVSMTDSAYLGIRSPR